Proteins from a single region of Cystobacter fuscus DSM 2262:
- a CDS encoding HAD family hydrolase — protein MTDAVIFDRDGVLAEFDLPGAHRELSGLLPFGLEQLGAHLREWAPRAQAIVDAASERVFWDSFWAHLCQAHGLDEGVRGQLCRFEPRRTLRAFADARPALEQARRHGYRVGVLSNFTLLDLPGSLAALGLGELVDAALSAAVIGAAKPRPEAYLAMARALGVAPETCLFVDDRPECVEGARQVGMRAWLLDRKGKSTEKNRLRGLGELFDVSRESP, from the coding sequence GTGACGGACGCCGTCATCTTCGACCGGGATGGGGTGCTCGCCGAGTTCGATCTGCCGGGCGCGCACCGGGAGCTGAGCGGGCTGTTGCCCTTCGGGCTCGAGCAGCTCGGAGCCCACCTGCGTGAGTGGGCGCCCCGGGCCCAGGCCATCGTCGACGCCGCGAGCGAGCGCGTCTTCTGGGACTCCTTCTGGGCGCACCTGTGCCAGGCGCACGGCCTGGATGAAGGGGTGCGCGGCCAGCTGTGCCGCTTCGAGCCCCGCCGCACGCTGCGCGCCTTCGCGGATGCGCGCCCCGCGCTCGAGCAGGCGCGTCGCCACGGCTACCGGGTGGGCGTGTTGTCCAACTTCACCCTGCTCGACCTGCCCGGCTCCCTGGCGGCGCTGGGGTTGGGAGAGCTGGTGGACGCGGCCCTGTCGGCGGCGGTGATTGGCGCCGCCAAGCCCCGGCCCGAGGCCTACCTGGCCATGGCGCGCGCGCTCGGCGTGGCGCCCGAGACGTGTCTGTTCGTCGATGACCGGCCGGAGTGCGTCGAGGGGGCGCGCCAGGTGGGCATGCGCGCGTGGTTGCTGGACCGGAAGGGCAAGTCCACGGAGAAGAACCGGCTGCGCGGCCTCGGCGAGCTGTTCGACGTGTCGCGGGAGAGCCCATGA
- the gloA2 gene encoding SMU1112c/YaeR family gloxylase I-like metalloprotein — translation MKPLLPALHHVAIICSDYARSKAFYSEVLGLRIVHEVYREARGSWKLDLEISPGVQVELFSFPNPPPRPTRPEAQGLRHLAFAVPDVESVVAELNRRGVSTEPIRVDEYTGKRFTFFADPDGLPLEVYEVPSTR, via the coding sequence ATGAAGCCCCTGCTGCCCGCGCTCCACCACGTGGCGATCATCTGCTCGGACTACGCGCGCTCCAAGGCCTTCTACAGCGAGGTGCTGGGCCTGCGCATCGTCCACGAGGTGTACCGGGAGGCGCGCGGCTCCTGGAAGCTGGACCTGGAGATCAGCCCGGGCGTGCAGGTGGAGCTGTTCTCCTTTCCGAACCCACCGCCGCGGCCCACGCGGCCGGAAGCCCAGGGCCTGCGCCACCTGGCGTTCGCCGTGCCCGACGTGGAGTCGGTGGTGGCCGAGTTGAACCGGCGCGGCGTGAGCACCGAGCCCATCCGCGTGGATGAGTACACGGGCAAGCGCTTCACCTTCTTCGCCGACCCGGACGGCCTGCCCCTGGAAGTCTACGAGGTGCCGTCTACGAGGTGA